The following nucleotide sequence is from Nitrospirota bacterium.
CATCCCATCAGTTCCGCAATTGCATCTTTTGATGACGCGGCTTTTTTATAAGGGGTGTCCGACCTCATAACGTCATATGCCTCTGCGATTGCCAGAATACGCGCTCCGTAGGGGATGTTGTCGCCCTTTAATTTGTGCGGATAGCCGCTGCCGTCAAACCTTTCGTGATGGTGAAGTATGATAGGAAGTTCTTTATGGAACAGCTTTGTCTTTTCAATTATTTTCACCCCGATATTGGCATGTCTCTTTATCAACCGGTATTCCGCCTCAGTAAGTTTACTGCTCTTCTTTAATATCTTTGAATTAATTCCTACCATGCCTATATCATGAAGCAATGCCGCCCGTTTTATTACACTTACGTCTTCATCTGACATAAGCAGTCCCTTCGTCAGTTTTTCAGCATAATTACTGACCCGGATGGAATGTTCATTTATATAATTACATCCATTATTCAACTCACATAGTATGTCATGGGCGGATTCGATACATGTCTCTTTAATATTTTCATTTACGCTCTCGAGCTTGCTGTAAAAATCCTTTATCTTTTTTTCCTCTTCCTTTATGCCGGCAGCTCCCTCAAATTCCGTTTCTTCATATGTGCAGACATTATTTCTTCCTCTCCACTTGGCGCGATAAAGCGCCTTGTCGGCATTTGCAATAAGGTCGGCCTCTGCTGCTACGTTATTGTCCGAAGTAGAAGACAACCCTATGCTTATAGTCGCTGTGCTTGAAATGTCATCTTTTCTGAACACATTGTTTTCGAACGCGCTGCGGATCCTCTCTGCCAATATAAAAGCCCCTTCAAGGTCAGTGTTCGGCAGAATAATAAAAAATTCCTCGCCTCCGTAACGCGCAACAAAGTCAGTGTCCCTCACGAGTTTTTTCAGTATCTCGGCTG
It contains:
- a CDS encoding diguanylate cyclase; translation: MPKQDVFILVADNNHPNIEAIKATLANYNDISYKFDIAHTGKDILEKTERDKFDLLLINRTINGTSGIKILDEISKRKLEMPVIMIVEEGNEKLGVEAMDKGAYDYLTKEEIKTVALSRAIRRAIQRKKLEDDVKESIAKLEKLAIRDGLTGLFNHRHFHEVIKNEYKKSKRHLQPLSCIMLDLDHFKSINDSYGHPFGDFVLIKSAEILKKLVRDTDFVARYGGEEFFIILPNTDLEGAFILAERIRSAFENNVFRKDDISSTATISIGLSSTSDNNVAAEADLIANADKALYRAKWRGRNNVCTYEETEFEGAAGIKEEEKKIKDFYSKLESVNENIKETCIESAHDILCELNNGCNYINEHSIRVSNYAEKLTKGLLMSDEDVSVIKRAALLHDIGMVGINSKILKKSSKLTEAEYRLIKRHANIGVKIIEKTKLFHKELPIILHHHERFDGSGYPHKLKGDNIPYGARILAIAEAYDVMRSDTPYKKAASSKDAIAELMGCAGKQFDPHLVDVFVKVVEKSK